A stretch of DNA from Leguminivora glycinivorella isolate SPB_JAAS2020 chromosome 12, LegGlyc_1.1, whole genome shotgun sequence:
GGCTGGAAATCCTATATGTCAACATTAAACGGGAAAATAGAAGGATTTAAGTTTACCTCCAAACATTCGTGGACTGCAGTCCCCAGTTAGGTATTAGTCACATTTGTaattaatatatatacataaacatTATGTACATaagaatttaaataattaaatacatcCCATTCATCATCAGTATGAAAAATAGGTAAGTTATTAAATTCGTATACATCGGTCCTTAGTAATATACATGTAAGAATATAAAAACacggtacagtcagctgcagaagTGCAGAGGTAGTTGACGCAGGGGCATCAATATGCAGGTGCATACAAAGTTTAACTAGGTTACATAGTTAACTACGTGACCGTAGTTATCTCtgtagctgactgtacatacggataatttaatattaaacattaaacaGCTAAAAGCAGATGAAAAATTTATAGTAATATTGGGTGGAAGTGTCTTCGTCTTGATTTCGAGCAACGTTTATGATGGACGAGGCATAGTGCGTAAAATTTCGTGTACAGTCAATACCGCTCCTCCACCTTGGTAAATGACTACTTCACCATCAGGGAAGAATCTGCTCGAGAAAGTTACCTCGCCCTCTCCGCAGAACAGCTCGATAGAGCTCGCGTCCACAAAGATTCTCCATTTCAGATTCCGCAAAGGTTTCCAATCCGCGCGGCGTGTGCTGTCGGTGCCTCCGCGGTCTAGTATTACTTTGCCGTTCGCGGCATCGTAACATATCGTCACTTTGACATTGTTCGATCCGATGTATAGTACAAAATCTTGAGAACCGTTAGCGAGAACATTAACTTCGCCAGCTTTGTCCCTTAGAGTATAATTTCCGTTTATTGCTGCTACTTTGCTTCCCCTGATGCCATAAACCTCTTGTATGGGTATCTGCACAAGGTTGCCGTTTAATAATCGAAGCTCTCTGGGAATGGTCATAATACCAGTAAAACCATCTTCGCCTTCAGGGTATAGTTTTGTTCCCACATATCAAACCATGCAACGACGATACGGCGCCCAAAATTGTCTAAAGTGGTCTGAGTAGCATAAACGTCGTGTCCGTGATCGAGCTCCACAAGATCTGAAGTTGGAGTAAACTTATGAGTCGAGTAGTTAAAGTCGCCAATTATGTAACCAGCTTGGTACAAATTTCTGTATTTGTCCCCAGAAGGTGCAACGCCTTGAGGCGAAAACAGAAGGACATATTTGCCGTCAAGTTTCAAGAAGTCGGGGCATTCCCACATATACCCAAAAGTGCCATTCGACTGCGCCACAACAGAAATATATTCCCATAAAATCTTATTCTTTGAAGAGTAaagaacaatagttatttgttttacaagggggcaaagtagttgtttaaccgcacgtgccaatattgatacccgagcaagggaaagattccaatattgagccgcgagcgtagcgagtggttcaataaGTAGAATCTTGAGCGTCGCGAGTGTTTCAaggtacgaaggttaaacaaactttgccaccgagtgaaacacaaaatttttcaccacaccaacacgaacaaaacatTGACtcctataaaacatcaaactaaatcaaatccatcaatttattcactatttatgattcaaaatcatcatttataggtaaattataccaaccagcttaagacatcaagttaaaatttgtatgaaattattttgcacccttgtggataaaatgcaattttactatctgttttcgaatagcaaagtaagccgttaccagttggtgtggtgaaaaaataattgatttgtttataatttggatgttaggattattgcaatccgataagaaatctgaattcaaaggtttataattatttttaaccgccgcctcaaatctctcaaaagaaggtggttctctattcgtctgtatttttttttaaatgtttgttcctcgatatctccgtcgttactggaccgatttaaaaaaaaattttttttgattgaatgtatatgcatacagattggtcccatttttctcagaacctagttctgatgatgggatcctggagaaatcgagagaactcctcaaatctgaaatgcatacatatggcgatttttgtgtttttaaaggaacagcatgcatttacgtacggaacagtgacatttggtgcagtggaactgctgatgatggtcagaacggaactcctcaaatctgaacggcacacttatagtgactttggtattcttataagaacagcatgcacttacgtccagaacagtgatatttggtacagtggaactgctgatgatggtgagaaccgaactcctcaaatctgaacggcacgcttatagtgactttggtatttttataagaacagcatgcacttacgtccagaacagtgacgtttggtgcagtggaactgctgatgatggtcagaaccgaactcctcaaatctgaacggcacacttatagtgactttggtattcttataagaacagcatgcacttacgtccagaacagtgatatttggtgcagtggaactgctgatgatggtcagaaccaaactcctcaaatctgaacggcacacttatagtgactttggtattcttataagaacagcatgcacttacgtccagaacagtgatatttggtgcagtggaactgctgatgatggtcagaaccgaactcctcaaatctgaacggcacactcatagtgactggtatttttgtaagaaaagcatgcatttaagttcagaacagtgacatttatttagttatatttgttaagcatattgagttttcatgtcaaagtttgtcaagcttcgatttcttataatcggattcatgaggaattgaggaaactcctcaaaccttaacgttatacgtatattcatttgtgttgccatctaataagtAAATCattaaaagcaaaaaaatacctacacatttctacataatccaatattcgcaagtagctttcaccagaacccgaaaggcgacggtttttttttttttaaagtttatttatgaaagtataggtagtttcaactcagttgaggccacgcacactataacactgtcatgtaatgacaacgagattttgaaattagtgttcttaccgtgtaccgactgcagattcaacagtgaattgtcagaaagaccaaaaagtttctatttactattttgttaagaattacgtttatagaacaattttcaaacaaaacagaaaataaaatatgtcgTAGGTATGTGCatgattaattaattgtcagattatgattgtaaaataaatcgtagaaatcaaagatagtatgtaataaattaccttattttatcatcgtagctgttaaaatggtgtttacctattttttttcattactttatcagcagacatagaagtcgcagtagcaataacgtcaattaacatagggacatccttccgatttccgatataaaatatatcgatagctgaatacttatttggaagtgaaatttcatatgagctataaagttcactggataatttaatttaataaaataatatcgtttGTCCTTAACAAAATTTTATTTGTGCCACCGCGACTTCCAGCTAGTAATACTGAGTTCACATTTAATAGCGTCATGACAAAATTAAACGAAGAAATAGCAGCAGTATTTGATAAAGAAACGTTTCACaatattttcagaaaaactcaAGAAATCGAAGAAAGATATAGGGAAAGGGAACCTATGATAGATGATTTAACCGAAAAccaaaaccttataatcaatcctaacgaatcagatgaagatatgccaagtgacggtggtttataaaaggatttgttcatttttttttactgcttttaataccattaaagataagtatatcaataaataacaatgtttttcaaaaatatattaatagtttttttacattcactcactcatttcattcattcatttttttgcaatcagtactaatctttatttagctgtgtgttatcattcacttcaacttccgtggaattacctatacGTACACACAATCTATCCTAGGGTCTTGATGTATTTTGATAgttggtgaaaaatgttgtttcACTCGATGGCAGTTTGTTTAATCTTCGTGCTTTGAAACCCtcgtaacgctcaagattccactttttctATCATAGATAGTAGCTAATAAATGAGGTAGTAAGCTATGGCTTCGTTCAGTATTTATTATGGTATGGTATTTTACGATGCTCTTGCGTTTCACACTATGCAACAGCAAGACTGGAGGATGGATCTTTATGAATTTCAAGTACAAAAAAATCGAATATTCTTAACAGTTTATTTCTTATCTAGAAATGCAAtcacaataaaaataacttaaaacgcGTATCTAGTTCTAATATCTTCTAGTTTCTTTGAGACTTCGGCGGGCGTTCGCTCCAGGTCACCGGCGATCGCCTTTTGTTTCGCGGGCTCCAGTGAGTTGAACTGCTCGCACAGGTCTCCGTCTATCACATTCTGGAAAGAAGGAAGAAATCATAAGTATGTCTCAATAACTGATTTAGTTACAGAGGTCGTTTTTGGGTAAATGTTCATTCCAAATACTACGAGAGTGCCGATAACGGCGCTCCCGACTCTCAGGAGTGCAGTCCGTGCTGGCCACGCGCGGCTGCCATAACGGCGAGTCAGCGCGACGCCTCACAGGGACCTTGATCTATCCACAGTGTAACACAAGTACCCACGTCGAGTGAGTACCTGCTGACTAACCGTGGAGCGAgatattgtgtgtgtgtggattgagtgagcaccttccgaaaataaaaaaaaatatgctgatcatttagtaaaagttctaaaacaattgtaaaacgaatctctgaatttgtaaaaagataaatcaaaagatacagccattaacatgtgctcactcagttctcacaaaccaccaatgaaaacagtgaatatattcatttaacatataatatttatatactaacatttagtaaaaaataggccaacctacctctataaatattagatcacctagtgacgtattaaattttttacaaatagtttcttatgctcactcaatccacacacttttgaaaagccgaattttgatgaaaaacataagatttagaccgctattatatgtgtatagtttagtaaaagtgaaatgggaatttgtaaaatacaaaacgaaccactaacgtgtcaggtttttttataataaatttttgtaagtgctcactcagtccacacgttttgagaaagttaaaaatgtaaatatcttacgatttgtagcacctaagacactcgaaagtacttcaacatttagtaaaaatttttactaaatatccaccatctaatattttatattcgttgtctggttttaaagatattcagacataacttttctcatacaaatgtatcaagtagggtgaccacactttgtcggctcctgattttccccaccttcccattgtcatattgagattggggagtttccttcgttcaattttgataatattaaactaataccatattaattctccatctgcaaactgtttttaggttatgttcttggcctagtgatgatgtgtattgtttaatttttatcgacgtcaagataataaccatatcgacatgcatgcattaaaaaggacatgaatgataattggtaagaaacaaagaatataatacttcactagtaagaaaccagaacctggtaatctaatcgcgctaacagatgagcgtaccggatttgtaagtgggagcgagaaatagttattctgttctcgctcccacttacaaatccggtaaactattatcaaaattgaacgaaactccccaatctcaatatgacaatgggaaggtggggaaaatcaggagccgacatagtgtggtcaccctacttgatacatttgtataagaaaagttatgtctgaatatctttaaaaccagacaacgaatataaaatattagatggtggatatttagtaaaaatttttactaaatgttgaagtactttcgagtgtcttaggtgctacaaattgtaagatatttacatttttaactttctcaaaacgtgtggactgagtgagcacttacaaaaatttattataaaaaaacctgacacgttagtggttcgttttgtattttacaaattcccatttcacttttactaaactatacacatataatagcggtctaaatcttatgtttttcatcaaaattcggcttttcaaaagtgtgtggattgagtgagcataagaaactatttgtaaaaaatttaatacgttactaggtgatctaatatttatagaggtaggttggcctattttttactaaatgttagtatataaatattatatgttaaatgaatatattcactgttttcgttggtagtttgtgagaactgagtgagcacatgttaatggctgtatcttttgatttatctttttacaaattcagagattcgttttacaattgttttagaacttttactaaatgatcagagtatttttttttattttcggaaggtgctcactcaatccacacacacacgagaTATTTACAAGTATTGTTGATTGGAATGGTAAAAAACGTTAACATTTTTACAAgtcattttgcaataagattTTAAATAGTTGGAAAATGTACTCCCCTCTTGCCTTAACAACACAGATATCATGACGAAGAAAAAgagaatattttttgtaaagtttcAAAGAGAAGTCGTTTTGAAAAGATACCCTATCCTATTTTATAGATTCCCCGACCACACACGCCAAGGCGTAAGTAGAAAATCGCACGGTTTTCGTTTTGACTTTTGATACAGTTTTCAAACAGCCCATGCCTACTATTCTCTGCCATCTCAATACAATTTTAATCTAAAAATATGTGTAGTTTAGATGACTCACCTTTACTGGGTAATAATAACTTCTAAAGGAGAGATGATCCCGTCCGCAAAGGGGCGGGTTTTCGCTTCGCATGTGCATCTCGAGGTGCTGGAAGAAGTCGTGGTCCTCCCGGGAGGTGAAGGGCAGCAGCACGCCGAGCGAGCCGCTGACGGTGGCGTACAGCAGCGCCTCCGACCCGCCCGGGATCAGAGTCGCTCGCTGCAGCGATGTTACTGTCTCACCCACGTGGAAGTTAACTACTATCTCGCCCTTTTGAGATGCTCCATTTAGAAGGcctagaaatgaaatgaatattTAATACTGATTTTTTACAGTAATATGATAAAGCACGATAGATGTTTTACGTCAGAGTAAGATAAATAGAATCATGGGATTTCATTAGTCTAGCATGTGTTAATTTGAGTATCATCATTAGAACCATTGAAGATTTGCAAAATTTGTGATTTAAAAACAgagtaaaaaaaataaggtCATAAAATTACCTCTGTCCCAAAGAGCTTTATTTCCAGTGGGGTCCTCATCGACGTCGTCCGACACGGACTGCGGTAGCCGGACGACGGCGACGTTGCCGAACTTGTCCGACATCGCGATCGTGTCGTAGTCCAGCAGGCAGCTGTTGGTGATCCACCGCGGGTTCGTGTCGTCGGCGAATATGATCAACTGATTCTCCCGCTTCTTGTACTTGACGCAAAATACGGACTCCTGGACGTCGCAGACGAAGATTCTCTGGCCGATAGTCTTGATGTCCGCGATGAGATTGGGAATGTGTCGGTTCTCGCACTTGCGGAGGAGCTTCCGCCAGCCGATGTCGTAGAGGCGGAGCATGCGGCCGACGCCGACGAGCAGCTTGCCGTTGAAGGCGGCGAGCGCGCCCGGGTACTCGTCGACCGGCGTCTTGTGCACGAGCTCCAGCTTGCCGGTGTTGGCGTAGATCTTGTAGACGTGCAGGCTGCCCTCGCAGCAGGCGCGCGGCGACAGCACGAGGTCCTTGGCGACGCCGACGACGAGGTGCGGCTGCGCGTGCTCGGCGTGCGCGGCCCAGCGCACCACGCACAGCGCCACAGCGGCCTCGTTCTGCTCCAGCGGCAGCCGCGCCACCGTGCCCGGCGCGCCGCCCGACCCCGCGCCCATGTCCACCACGCGGATCTGCGACGCCCACATGCCTACAACACGTGTTCGAGATTAACACGGGCTCGAAACTTAACAAGCGAATAACTTTCATTGTGAATCGAATGTCTCCCTAGCTTGAATCAAATGACTTACTGAAGATCATCTGGGATTAACGCTGGGATATAATATGGCCACATCCGATTAGAGTCAGCGTGCTCCGAGACATCATCTGCTCTTGCCCAGAGAATGTGGCCATATCGTTTGGAGATGCTATACATGTTTCATAATTACCTGCGCCGGCTTTGGGGGAGGAGAAAATGTTTTCT
This window harbors:
- the LOC125231591 gene encoding LOW QUALITY PROTEIN: sucrose-6-phosphate hydrolase-like (The sequence of the model RefSeq protein was modified relative to this genomic sequence to represent the inferred CDS: deleted 2 bases in 1 codon); amino-acid sequence: LYSSKNKILWEYISVVAQSNGTFGYMWECPDFLKLDGKYVLLFSPQGVAPSGDKYRNLYQAGYIIGDFNYSTHKFTPTSDLVELDHGHDVYATQTTLDNFGRRIVVAWFDMWEQNYPEGEDGFTGIMTIPRELRLLNGNLVQIPIQEVYGIRGSKVAAINGNYTLRDKAGEVNVLANGSQDFVLYIGSNNVKVTICYDAANGKVILDRGGTDSTRRADWKPLRNLKWRIFVDASSIELFCGEGEVTFSSRFFPDGEVVIYQGGGAVLTVHEILRTMPRPS